attttttcatataaaatatattttttcacttttcttcgcaaaacatttttactaaaaCCATTCAAACacttattttcaaaaaaaataaactacagTACCGAccctggaacagtaccgttccagggcATTGACAAACAGGGCCCTAGATTCCACaatatatttctcaaactcTATATAAACGCCACCTATGTGCTTGCTCTTAGCACTAACCCAACTAGCCAAATTACCAACCCCCCCTCTCTCACTCTTCCTTCCCAAGTTCTCCCAATGGCTCCAAGCTTAAGCAAAAATGCCCCTGACGTAATGGGGCTCCCTGACGACAGTATAGTACCATTGTCAATAACGTTGGAGGGATCAAACTTTCTTGCCAACGGCCATCCGTTTCTCACTGACGTCCCCGTGAACATCATAGCCACGCCATCACCCTTTATCTCTTCAGACAAGACCAAGAACTTGGTCGGCTGCTTTGTGGGGTTCGACGCCGACGACCCGTCGAGCCGGCACGTGATTCCAATCGGCAAGCTGAGGGGAATAAGGTTCATGAGCATATTCCGGTTCAAGGTCTGGTGGACCACCCACTGGGTTGGAAGCAGCGGAAGAGACGTTGAGCATGAGACCCAGATGATGATCTTGGACAAAAACGACGCCGGGCCGGGGCGTCCGTACGTTCTCTTGCTTCCCCTCCTCGAAGGACCATTCAGAGCTTCTCTCCAGCCTGGGGTTGCTGACGACGACGACAATCTCCACGTGTGCGTGGAGAGTGGGTCCACACGTGTCTGTGGGTCCAGCTTCAGGAGCTGCGTTTACATGCATGTCGGTGACGACCCTTATATTCTCGTCAAGGAGGCCATGAAGGTGATGAGGGCCCACCTGGGAACCTTCAGGCTTCTTGAAGAGAAAAACCCGCCAGCTATAGTCGACAAATTCGGTTGGTGTACGTGGGATGCATTCTATCTTAAGGTGCACCCGCAGGGGGTTTGGGAAGGTGTGAAGGGGCTTGTGGAGGGTGGGTGTCCTCCAGGAATGGTCCTGATTGATGACGGGTGGCAGTCCATTTCTCACGATGACGACCCCATTTCTCAAGAGGGCATGAATCGGACGGCTGCTGGTGAGCAAATGCCATGTAGGCTCATAAAGTTCGAGGAAAATTACAAATTCAGGGACTATGGAAATCATGAAGGGCTAGGTGCCTTTGTCAGGGACCTTAAGGATGAATTTAGGACCGTAGATCACGTGTACGTTTGGCATGCACTTTGCGGGTATTGGGGTGGGATTAGACCCAATGTCCCTGGAATGCCGGAGTCGAGGGTGATTACTCCTAAGCTGTCAGAGGGATTGCTGATGACAATGGAAGATCTCGCCGTCGACAAGATCGTTAACAATGGGGTGGGGTTAGTCCCGCCGGAGCTGGCCCACAAGATGTACGAGGGGCTTCACTCGCATCTTGCATCGGCGGGGATCGACGGCGTCAAGGTTGACGTAATACACGTAAGTTCTCGAAACCCCACTTCTTCTTCtgaaaaaatatagaaaacaatatattaatgcacaaatattattattaaattttaaaaatcacggaaaaaaaaaaaaaaaagtctaaccCTCCTTCTTCTACGTTACTCTTCGAgctggtataaaaaaaaaaaagttgtcgtTATTACCAATTATTTGAATCGAAGAGGACAAGCCAACTATGTACAATTGCGATGGTAATATTGCAATTGCAGGAGGTAAAGCCACTTGTCTCATCCAGATGTCTTTTGTCATCTCCTTGTCTTGGCACGTGTCGTCTACCGGTATCCACAGGTGAGTCTTATCATTATCATCATGTCGGTATCATTTagcataaaattaaacaaattacaGCCCATCTTTCATTGATTCATGCATGttgcacacaaaaaaaaagaaaaaagaaaaaagtctaTCATGTGAAACCacatatttatttgttaattcttttggacatattctttattttttttcttttgaaaaggtGTTATGAAGttgcataataaaaaaaattgtttgtatgtttggtttttttttttttttaagagttttatgTTTGGATTGTATATTAATGTTTTGGAAAACTTCATTTatcacttttgtttttattgtttttgtaattatatccttaattttaaaaagtgtcagTTTagcggctttttttttttattattattaatttcaatcatctgttaaaatttttcgttaaattctAAGGGAAGGGTGTTAAAGTTCCCAAAttagttctcttttttttaggaaaaaaaaaaaattcaaggattTAGGTCCTCGTCAGGATTTAATGGAAGATGCAAAAATATCCAAGcctaaatatttgaaaaaaaaaaactagtattttgttaagaaaaaataaatggatattttgaaaattttgactgaatttaatagaaaatcctaacagatgagtgaattaaataaaaattgaaagatgaatacactaaattgacacttttaaaagtttaaaattttgggacTGTTAGGTGCTCTCATGGTGTTTCTCTTAGTGTCCTCGTAGTCATAggggatattattttctaaaaatcatgtAAGAGAAATAtagattattttatatattttttttagaaaatactaTTCACCTAAGACCAAAAGGACACTAATAAAACAGCAGAAAAGTACTTAGCATTTTCGTAATAAAAATTTTcctaatgtttttgttttgaaaaatataaaccaaaagacaaaaactgaaattttaGCAAACGAACGGTGTGAtttcaattctctctcccttatattttaattttgaacgATTAAATTGATGTGTTTTCAGTGCTGGGCTTTTGGTAAGCTGCCAGATACCAGTTGGGCCAATCTGGCATTATTAAACCATTGTGGATGGGCCAATGGAGTTGATGAACTCTTGCTTTGCTCGACTGAAAAACAAATGAAGTTCCAGCTGCATTGAGAGATTTTAATGTTCATATTTGGCGTTTGCAGTTACTTGAGATGCTATCAGAGGAATTTGGAGGTCGAGTTGAGCTGGCCAAAGCTTATTACAAGGCCCTCACTGCTTCAATCAGAAAACACTTCAAAGGAAATGGTGTCATTGCTAGCATGGAGCACTGCAATGACTTCATGTTCCTCGGAACCGAGGCCATAGCATTAGGACGCGTCGGTACATCTCTAAGAGCCCGTTTAAGATTACGTTAAGAAGTTTACAAAATACTCAAACTGAGAGAATTTATACGTTAAGTTTTGTTAAAGCTTTTTCCTGAAATTTATACAGGTGACGACTTTTGGTGCACGGACCCGTCGGGGGATCCAAATGGGACATTTTGGCTACAAGGATGTCACATGGTGCATTGTGCCTACAACAGCTTGTGGATGGGGAATTTTATACATCCAGATTGGGACATGTTCCAATCCACTCATCCTTGTGCTGAGTTCCATGCAGCATCTCGGGCTATTTCTGGGGGACCAATTTATGTAAGCGACTATGTTGGAAAACACAACTTTGAGTTGCTCAAGAGCCTTGTGTTGCCAGATGGGTCTGTTTTGAGATGCCAATACTATGCACTTCCTGCTAGAGATTGCCTGTTTGAAGACCCATTACATGATGGGAAAACACTGCTCAAGATTTGGAACCTTAACAAGGTAAGACATCTGTTTCCAAGTCCTAGAAATTCTgtcaaaattttgcccaaaaacaTATATCCTAGTGTACATGATGGATATTGTACAGCTTCTTATCTAGTCAACTTAATTAGTTTTTGttaaagaattttgaaaaattaatatgtatatacaCCAATTTGTGGATTAATGCTGAATGTTTTAAGTGGAAAgatttaaaatttcttgaaagAAGAGTCTCATGTGCAACAAAAAGAAAGTTAAGCCGGCATATATAAGATTCAACACACAAAGCTATTACTTTAAAACAAGCAATGCTTAGGTGTATGCACTTGTGGGATTAAGATCCTCTATAATTTTTAGGCATTGAAACGCTCGAAAAatgtcacatattaaaaatatgacaCCTTATCAAGATAACCAGAAATAATTCTCCTCTCAAAAGACTTGTTCTTTACTTTTGCAAAGACGTTTCTTCTTCATATAACCAAAATATAGTTTTGGCTTAAAGTTGTTTTACAAACATAAAGAGCAAGAATCTAATGAAAATATTCTTAATTCTCAAATGTAACATGCCACATTCTTAATAGGTTGAATTTTTCAAACGTTTCTATGCCTAAAAACAACCTAAATGatgtaatttgagaatctataatttcttcaaaattgttGGGGATCTTAGTTCAAACTACTTATGTGCACGCGGGCATTTGAATAACAGTGAACTGTAGGGCGTTAATGGCACTTTGATGACGCACTTAGCTCAGAGTGATAAGGAATATCTATTAATATAtgatggttagcggttaatgattgttaaattaattgtgtaacCTAATGCATTTCAATTCGGGAAaaataatttcttcaaaaaatcgATTTAATAACACACCTTAGaagcatttaattttttgttttctccttttgtTCTTATAGTTTAATGTTTGTCATTTGATGTGCTACAGTACACCGGAGTTGTAGGGACCTTCAACTGTCAAGGAGGAGGGTGGTGCCTCCAAACCAGGCGAAACAAGAGTGCCTCAGAATGTTCACACTGTCTGGCCTGCTCTGCAAGTCCTAAAGATATCGAGTGGAACAATGGGAAGCACCCAATTCCCACAAAAGGGGTGAATatatttgctatatatatgttcaaGGAAGAGAAACTAAAGCTCTTGAAGTCATCGGAGAAAATGGAGATTTCACTTGAGCCATTTACTTATGAGCTTCTCACTGTTTCTCCGGTGACAACCCTGTCGAACAAACTAGTCCAAGTTGCTCCGATTGGGCTCGTAAAGATGCTAAACTCCGGTGGCGCAATCCAGTCACTTGagtttgatgatgatgagaatTTGGTGAGGATTGGAGTGAAGGGGAGTGGAGAAATGAGAGTGTTTGCATCGGAGAAACCTATGAGTTGCAAGATTGATGGAGTGGGTGTTGAATTTAGTTATAATGATCAGATGGTTGTGGTGCAAGTTCCCTGGCCAAATTCCTCAAATTTATCCATAGTTGAGTACTCTTTCTGAGTTCAACAATGGAGGTGTAATTTGAAGCTAACTTTAATTGTGCTTATTCTTCCTTTTTAACTCTCTTTTATCTAGAAAAAGCAAGGGCTTGTGTTGATCTTCGAAGGCCTTGTAAACAAGAACTTGTGAAAATGGTATTACCCCTTCAATTTATACTACCATTTAGTTATTTGCAAATTCTTATACGTAGGTGGAGATGATATCAAATTAGATTTGTATTAAATTCGATTAAGGTAGACACCTACCTTTACCACCAAGGAAAAGTCCAAAAGATCTTGATAATTGATTACAATACAAATGATGTTTATTTGTAGAATATTGTAGTGGGTGGGGAGAATATAAAATGGTAAgtgaaaataatatcaaattagatttaaatacaatcaaatcaggTCATATATTTCAGGAAAAATTCTACTTGTCGCTTATGatctttcatcatttttgcaatttagtcttaactttaaaaaattttaatttagggttactatttttcaaaaatttgcaatgttgacCTTTCCGTTCAAATTTAGCGTTAAATTCTAACAGAGAAAGTGAAATCTCCAAAATATACTCCCGTTTAAATTCAAggtttttttgtgattttataaacaTCTTGAGAGTATTTTGAGGATTTTATTCATCAGCCGTTTGATTTAACGCTGAATTTTGACGGGATGGTTGACATTACAAACTTATGAAAGATGGTAacattaaattaacattttttaaagtttaagagtaCGAttataaaagtaacaaaaaatctaaaataataaataaactttttccTATATTTCAACACCGGAGAATATGGAACAAACTCACTTATTTTGTTCGTAACTTCAAATGTAATGATGTGTCTTCTTGTCTCAACAAAGCTACAATTGGCATGTATAGGCTATTTAAGAGTTAATAGGTATAACCATAAACCATCTGATATAACCTTAAACCTTAAGGTTAAGAATGTtattgcaaaattttaaaacatgacgACCTAATAtcaatacttttaaaatttatagagTATAGTTGTATACAATTGCGAAAGTGCCCAAACATCAAGGGGTGAGTAAAATTATTCCAAATTATTGACTtaaatctcaaatttatttaatcaCCTCATAGAAATGGAGTGATTTAGCTACCCGTAGTAGTTGGTGTTGCGGTGACACCCCCAAAGACTACCGTGGCTCTGCCCcgaacaatatatttttatattttctttttactttgttatttgacagtaaatttgtaatttataaaaTCTCTTTTTGATAGAATTGCCATGCTACTAATGCCTCGGGGGCAACACGTGTAAATGTGTATCAATTACAACTCTTCGGTTGTTGACTTGCGGGTGAGAAGGATAAACCGATTTTCCGATTACTTACTCATTAATTACTGTTCCTGTGTAACCCTCCGTTTGGCGTGTCGGAAAATTAGAGggaaaatgtaaaaagaaaaacacaaaaagaatgAGGACGTCCGAGTTCACGGACAAGCAGATTATGGAACTCTCTGGATCCCGATCCGAAAATTCTTCGCCTCTGTTCTCAAATCTTCAAGACGACGATGAGAACGACGACGACCTCTCTCCGGTATTTCGATTCCACCCTATACGACCCGTCTTTTTCGCCAAGAGCGTTGATTCTGCGGAAGCTGTTGATTCTCATGTTGTGGCACTGATAGATAGGAAGATGAACGAGCTCGGCGAGATTCTGGTGCACGCCGTGGAGGGTCTGAGCGCGCGGCTCTCGCAGCTGGAGACCAGGACGCGCAGGCTGGAGTGTTCCATCGATGATTTGAAGGACTCGGTTGAATTCAACCACGGCAGGTCTGATGGGAAGCTGAGAGAGCTGGAAATTGTTCTGAGAGAGGTAGTTAAAATCAACTCCTTTctaaatttgaagaatttccTAACCAAAAAGGGGCACACAATCAACACCCAGTAGGATTATGGTAGAATTATCCATTGCTACTACAGCTCAGATTCACCTAGCACTTAGCATATGCCTATCTATAAGGCCTGCACACTTACAGTACTTGTTTCAATGTTAAATGACACAAACTGTAGATATGTCAGATATAAGATAAATGTTGCACAAAAAAATTACACTCTCAAATGCTTACTCTAGGCGTTGCAGTGAAACTCACCTTTCGGatccaaaatttaattgtattcatccaaaaattaatagtaattttctTGGAATAAGCGTTTGAAAGTGTAAACTTTGGAGTTTGTGTCTATTTCTCCTGCCATAAATGACAACTCTCTTGTACATGACTACATGTAAGTCTCTTGCAAAATATGGTCCTAATCAGGGTTAGCTGGTAATTACTTAAGGCTTGTCAAATACAGCAGGGAAATTGAGCTGCTTTACATGCTCTTTGTGAATAATTTGTTACAGGTCCATGGTGGTATTCAAGATTTAAGGGATAAGCAAGAGATTGCAGACGCTCAGCTGCAGCTTGCGAAGCTTCAAATGTTGAAAAACCATAATAGCACTGTTCAGAGTAATTCAGCTAAAGGGATGCTGTCATCTGTCCCTCAGCAAAGCCACCAACCTCTTCCAATTCCTGTTGCTTGTCCACAGCCCTCTAATGTTCCTGCAAACGTACCTCTTCAAACTGCATCAACAGCAGCTTCAGCAACACCTATAAGGCTTCCTACCATGTTATCCCAGAACCAAATTCCCTCTCTTCCTCACCCTGAGTCTTACTATTCACCGCCTGAATCTACACATCAGCAATACCACATGCCTCCAACGCAGCACTACTCTCAGCAACCATCTCCAGCACCACACAATCATTATCACCCAGCACCTCAACTTCCCCCAATCACACAGTTAACCCAGCAGCCACCACACCTACACCCACCTGTCAGCTTTGGCAACCCCCAAGCACATTGTCCACCTAGCCATCGTGCACCTGCCACTGCTCCACCACCCTCCCAAAATTTTTACCTGGGTTCTGCCCATCAGGTGTATGATCAACCCTCCAGCAATCCTTATTCAGGGTTACCATCCAGGCACTCACAACAACCACCT
This genomic interval from Corylus avellana chromosome ca3, CavTom2PMs-1.0 contains the following:
- the LOC132176550 gene encoding galactinol--sucrose galactosyltransferase-like → MAPSLSKNAPDVMGLPDDSIVPLSITLEGSNFLANGHPFLTDVPVNIIATPSPFISSDKTKNLVGCFVGFDADDPSSRHVIPIGKLRGIRFMSIFRFKVWWTTHWVGSSGRDVEHETQMMILDKNDAGPGRPYVLLLPLLEGPFRASLQPGVADDDDNLHVCVESGSTRVCGSSFRSCVYMHVGDDPYILVKEAMKVMRAHLGTFRLLEEKNPPAIVDKFGWCTWDAFYLKVHPQGVWEGVKGLVEGGCPPGMVLIDDGWQSISHDDDPISQEGMNRTAAGEQMPCRLIKFEENYKFRDYGNHEGLGAFVRDLKDEFRTVDHVYVWHALCGYWGGIRPNVPGMPESRVITPKLSEGLLMTMEDLAVDKIVNNGVGLVPPELAHKMYEGLHSHLASAGIDGVKVDVIHLLEMLSEEFGGRVELAKAYYKALTASIRKHFKGNGVIASMEHCNDFMFLGTEAIALGRVGDDFWCTDPSGDPNGTFWLQGCHMVHCAYNSLWMGNFIHPDWDMFQSTHPCAEFHAASRAISGGPIYVSDYVGKHNFELLKSLVLPDGSVLRCQYYALPARDCLFEDPLHDGKTLLKIWNLNKYTGVVGTFNCQGGGWCLQTRRNKSASECSHCLACSASPKDIEWNNGKHPIPTKGVNIFAIYMFKEEKLKLLKSSEKMEISLEPFTYELLTVSPVTTLSNKLVQVAPIGLVKMLNSGGAIQSLEFDDDENLVRIGVKGSGEMRVFASEKPMSCKIDGVGVEFSYNDQMVVVQVPWPNSSNLSIVEYSF
- the LOC132176457 gene encoding protein transport protein SEC31-like, producing the protein MRTSEFTDKQIMELSGSRSENSSPLFSNLQDDDENDDDLSPVFRFHPIRPVFFAKSVDSAEAVDSHVVALIDRKMNELGEILVHAVEGLSARLSQLETRTRRLECSIDDLKDSVEFNHGRSDGKLRELEIVLREVHGGIQDLRDKQEIADAQLQLAKLQMLKNHNSTVQSNSAKGMLSSVPQQSHQPLPIPVACPQPSNVPANVPLQTASTAASATPIRLPTMLSQNQIPSLPHPESYYSPPESTHQQYHMPPTQHYSQQPSPAPHNHYHPAPQLPPITQLTQQPPHLHPPVSFGNPQAHCPPSHRAPATAPPPSQNFYLGSAHQVYDQPSSNPYSGLPSRHSQQPPGHSSFYEHSYSGSPSRYSSSTVKPSQPSLSPSVLSGGSSNSRLPTTQVLPHALPMASSVDGGSGSGGTGDGTPRTDDVVDKVVAMGFRRDLVRATVRKLTETGQPVDLNVVLDRLMNNGEVEPQSGRFGR